One genomic region from Pseudomonas hormoni encodes:
- a CDS encoding biotin-dependent carboxyltransferase family protein, giving the protein MSCLLIEASTPLCLLQDAGRFGVRHLGVTQGGALDWRSMSWANWLLGNALDATVIEITLGGFSVVAEDDCLLALAGADLGAQLDGQALAPWRSFKLRKGQRLQFTQPLLGARAYLAAPGGFDAPKVLGSSATVVREELGGLDGMGRALAKGASLSYSADAPLLVRELPFEQVPDFKLDSPLDLVIGAQIGEFSGQSLFDAFNSTWTLDSRADRMGIRLLGTALAYQGKPMISEGIPLGAVQVPPDGQPIVLLNDRQTIGGYPRLGALTPLALARLAQCLPGATVRLRPVVQEVAHREQIAYLQRF; this is encoded by the coding sequence ATGAGCTGTCTATTGATTGAAGCGAGTACACCGCTGTGCCTGTTGCAGGACGCTGGCCGGTTTGGCGTTCGGCATCTGGGCGTGACCCAGGGCGGCGCACTGGATTGGCGCTCGATGTCATGGGCCAACTGGCTGCTGGGTAATGCGCTGGACGCAACGGTGATTGAAATCACCCTTGGCGGGTTCAGCGTTGTCGCCGAAGACGATTGCTTGCTGGCGCTGGCAGGGGCGGACCTTGGCGCGCAACTGGACGGTCAGGCACTGGCGCCATGGCGCAGTTTCAAGCTGCGCAAAGGTCAGCGTTTGCAGTTCACTCAGCCGCTGCTGGGGGCGCGGGCTTATCTCGCGGCGCCGGGCGGGTTCGATGCACCAAAGGTGCTGGGCAGCAGCGCGACGGTGGTGCGCGAGGAACTGGGTGGGCTGGACGGCATGGGGCGAGCGCTGGCCAAAGGTGCATCGTTGAGTTACTCCGCTGATGCGCCGCTGCTGGTGCGCGAGTTGCCGTTTGAGCAGGTGCCGGATTTCAAGCTCGATTCACCACTGGACCTGGTGATCGGCGCGCAGATCGGTGAGTTCAGCGGCCAGAGTCTGTTCGACGCGTTCAATAGCACCTGGACCCTCGACAGCCGCGCCGACCGGATGGGTATTCGCTTGCTGGGGACTGCCTTGGCGTATCAGGGCAAGCCGATGATTTCCGAAGGCATACCGCTCGGCGCGGTTCAGGTGCCACCGGACGGGCAGCCGATTGTATTGCTCAATGATCGGCAGACCATTGGCGGGTATCCGCGATTGGGGGCGTTGACGCCGTTGGCATTGGCGCGGCTGGCGCAGTGTCTGCCGGGGGCGACGGTGCGGTTGCGGCCGGTGGTGCAGGAGGTGGCGCATCGGGAGCAGATTGCGTACTTGCAGCGCTTTTAA
- a CDS encoding 5-oxoprolinase subunit PxpA produces MSRLLLNCDIGESFGNWTMGLDAEVMPFIDCANIACGFHAGDPSIMRKTVSLALSNGVQIGAHPAYQDLVGFGRRSMAYAAQELQDILHYQIGALDGLCRAQGGRVSYVKPHGAMYNDMMANPAQLRAVLQAVASYDKTLPLMLMATRDNSAAQRLGDEYGVTLWFEAFADRAYDSAGMLVSRQLAGAVHHDPEKIIEQALTIARGDNLTASDGSALHLQANTLCVHGDNASSVAAVRRIREALDQQSAP; encoded by the coding sequence GTGAGCCGCCTGCTATTGAACTGCGACATCGGCGAGAGTTTTGGCAACTGGACCATGGGTCTGGATGCCGAGGTCATGCCCTTCATCGACTGCGCCAACATCGCCTGCGGCTTTCACGCCGGCGACCCGAGCATCATGCGCAAGACCGTCAGCCTGGCCCTGAGCAATGGCGTGCAGATCGGTGCGCATCCTGCGTATCAGGATCTGGTGGGGTTCGGCCGTCGTTCCATGGCGTATGCCGCTCAGGAACTTCAGGACATTCTGCATTACCAGATCGGCGCTCTTGACGGTCTTTGCCGGGCGCAAGGCGGGCGTGTCAGCTACGTCAAACCCCACGGCGCGATGTACAACGACATGATGGCCAACCCGGCGCAATTGCGCGCCGTCCTGCAAGCCGTGGCGTCTTATGACAAGACCTTGCCGCTGATGCTGATGGCGACCCGCGACAACAGCGCCGCGCAGCGATTGGGCGATGAGTACGGCGTAACGCTGTGGTTCGAAGCCTTCGCCGATCGCGCCTACGACAGCGCCGGCATGCTGGTCTCGCGACAACTGGCGGGCGCAGTGCATCACGACCCGGAAAAGATCATCGAACAGGCGCTGACCATCGCCCGTGGCGACAACCTCACCGCCAGCGACGGCAGCGCCTTGCACTTGCAGGCCAACACCCTGTGCGTACACGGCGACAACGCCAGTTCGGTGGCCGCGGTACGGCGGATTCGCGAAGCCCTCGATCAGCAGAGCGCACCATGA
- a CDS encoding AAA family ATPase — protein sequence MKFEGTQAYVATDDLKLAVNAAITLERPLLVKGEPGTGKTMLAEQLAESFGAKLITWHIKSTTKAHQGLYEYDAVSRLRDSQLGTEKVHDVRNYLKKGKLWEAFESEERVILLIDEIDKADIEFPNDLLQELDKMEFYVYEIDETIKAKKRPIIIITSNNEKELPDAFLRRCFFHYIAFPDRVTMQRIVDVHYPNIKKDLVSEALDVFFDVRKVPGLKKKPSTSELVDWLKLLMADNIGEAVLRERDPTKAIPPLAGALVKNEQDVQLLERLAFMSRRGTR from the coding sequence ATGAAGTTCGAAGGCACCCAGGCCTACGTCGCCACCGATGACCTGAAGCTGGCGGTCAACGCCGCCATCACCCTGGAGCGTCCGCTGCTGGTCAAGGGCGAGCCAGGCACCGGCAAGACCATGCTGGCCGAGCAACTGGCGGAATCCTTCGGCGCCAAGCTGATCACCTGGCACATCAAATCCACCACCAAGGCGCATCAGGGCCTGTACGAGTACGACGCGGTCAGCCGCCTGCGCGATTCGCAGCTGGGCACGGAAAAGGTCCACGACGTTCGCAATTACCTGAAAAAGGGCAAGCTCTGGGAGGCTTTCGAGTCTGAAGAGCGGGTGATTCTGCTGATCGACGAAATCGACAAGGCCGACATCGAGTTCCCGAACGACCTGCTGCAAGAACTCGACAAGATGGAGTTCTACGTTTACGAGATCGACGAGACCATCAAGGCCAAGAAGCGCCCGATCATCATCATTACCTCCAACAACGAAAAAGAGCTGCCGGACGCTTTCCTGCGCCGCTGCTTCTTCCACTACATCGCCTTCCCGGATCGCGTCACGATGCAACGGATCGTCGACGTGCACTACCCGAACATCAAGAAAGACCTGGTCAGCGAGGCGCTGGATGTGTTCTTCGACGTGCGCAAGGTGCCGGGCCTGAAGAAAAAGCCATCGACCTCCGAACTGGTGGACTGGCTGAAGCTGCTGATGGCCGACAACATCGGCGAGGCCGTGCTGCGCGAACGCGATCCGACCAAGGCGATTCCGCCGCTGGCCGGTGCCTTGGTCAAGAACGAACAGGACGTGCAATTGCTTGAGCGTCTGGCGTTCATGAGCCGTCGCGGCACCCGCTAA
- a CDS encoding LysR family transcriptional regulator, producing MNLKFLETFVWVARLKSFRLTADKLFTTQASISSRIAVLEGELGVKLFLRDSRGVSLTPEGLKVLEYAEQMMDTMQALKQSIETRSSKVGRVRIGVMDTVIHTWLSPLVAQMTDHYPLVEIELVADTSLNLCDQLQKGFLDLILQTDLLRQESVRSLELASHPMGWIAASNSIYNREYSGVADLARERIITYSKNSHPHQEVLALMQANGVMTPRLNCVNSVSAITRLLRDGFGIGALPPVLVAEELARGELTLLDIDQRPPDLQVVVSWRTGAEWVEEIVALCQQVLAGYARKVGERYIVLAD from the coding sequence ATGAACCTGAAGTTTCTCGAGACCTTCGTCTGGGTCGCCCGACTCAAAAGTTTTCGCCTGACCGCGGACAAGCTGTTCACCACCCAGGCGTCGATTTCCAGCCGCATCGCCGTGCTCGAAGGCGAACTCGGGGTGAAGCTGTTCCTGCGTGATTCGCGCGGCGTGAGCCTGACGCCCGAAGGCTTGAAAGTGCTCGAATACGCCGAGCAAATGATGGACACCATGCAGGCACTCAAACAGTCGATCGAGACCCGTTCAAGCAAGGTGGGACGGGTGCGGATCGGCGTGATGGACACGGTGATTCATACCTGGCTGAGCCCGTTGGTGGCGCAGATGACGGATCACTATCCGCTGGTGGAAATCGAGCTGGTGGCCGATACCTCGCTCAACCTCTGCGATCAGCTGCAAAAAGGCTTCCTCGACCTGATCCTGCAAACCGATCTGCTACGCCAGGAAAGCGTGCGCAGCCTGGAACTGGCCAGTCACCCGATGGGCTGGATCGCGGCCAGTAACTCGATCTACAACCGCGAGTATTCCGGCGTGGCCGATCTGGCGCGGGAGCGGATCATTACCTACTCGAAGAACTCACACCCACACCAGGAAGTGCTCGCGCTGATGCAGGCCAATGGCGTCATGACGCCGCGGCTGAACTGCGTGAACTCGGTGTCGGCGATTACCCGGTTGCTGCGGGACGGTTTCGGCATTGGCGCGTTGCCACCGGTGCTGGTCGCCGAGGAACTGGCGCGAGGGGAACTGACCTTGCTGGACATCGATCAGCGTCCGCCTGATTTGCAGGTGGTGGTGTCGTGGCGGACCGGGGCGGAGTGGGTCGAGGAGATTGTGGCGTTGTGTCAGCAGGTGCTGGCGGGGTATGCGCGCAAGGTGGGTGAGCGCTACATCGTTCTGGCTGATTGA
- the pxpB gene encoding 5-oxoprolinase subunit PxpB codes for MKPRVEVVALDCLMVRLFDEIAEANMPWMLAASENLRAAFGVHLIDLVPSYTTLMVHYDLSALSPVQARELIAEALVDLSPNTRTGGKCHVLPVWYDVSVGPELSLLSQRSGLAVEEVIRRHSEREYQVFALGFAPGFAFMGLVEEVLAAPRLNTPRKKVAAGSVGIAERQTAAYPVVSPGGWNLIGRTPAKLFDRERDGYSLMQPGDTVRFEAVSHAEFINLGGDDTPLEAQA; via the coding sequence ATGAAACCGCGGGTGGAAGTGGTGGCGCTGGATTGCCTGATGGTGCGGCTGTTCGATGAGATCGCCGAAGCCAACATGCCGTGGATGCTCGCTGCCAGCGAAAATCTGCGTGCTGCGTTTGGGGTGCATTTGATCGATCTGGTGCCGTCGTATACGACGTTGATGGTGCATTACGATCTGAGTGCGTTGAGTCCGGTTCAGGCTCGGGAATTGATCGCCGAAGCACTGGTCGATCTGTCGCCCAACACCCGCACTGGCGGCAAATGTCACGTGCTGCCGGTCTGGTATGACGTGAGCGTCGGTCCGGAGTTGAGCCTGTTGTCTCAGCGCAGCGGGCTGGCGGTGGAAGAGGTGATCCGCCGCCACAGTGAGCGTGAGTATCAGGTGTTCGCCTTGGGCTTCGCGCCGGGTTTTGCCTTTATGGGGTTGGTCGAAGAAGTCCTCGCCGCGCCGCGCCTGAATACGCCGCGCAAAAAAGTCGCGGCCGGCAGTGTGGGGATCGCCGAACGGCAAACCGCTGCTTATCCGGTGGTGTCCCCCGGCGGCTGGAACCTGATTGGCCGCACCCCGGCCAAACTGTTCGACCGCGAGCGCGACGGCTACAGCCTCATGCAACCGGGCGACACCGTGCGTTTTGAAGCGGTCAGCCATGCCGAGTTCATCAACCTGGGCGGCGACGACACGCCATTGGAGGCGCAGGCATGA
- a CDS encoding DUF748 domain-containing protein, giving the protein MKRRYSWPLWILIGLVVLLITVHVALPYLVRDYLNDKLADMGDYRGQITDVDLALWRGAYKINGLKIVKVDGKVPVPFVSAPLIDLAVSWHSLLYDHAVVAKVQFFNPEVNFVDGGANKQNSQTGQGTDWRAQLSKLAPITLDEVRIFDGKISFRNFNSKPPVNMNATQVNASIYNLTNVADKDGKRDARFDGKALLLGHAPLETTATFDPLSNFEDFQFRLRARDIELKRMNDFASAYGKFDFNAGHGDVVIEAQAKKAKLTGYIKPLLKDVDVFNWQQDVENKDKGLFRSIWEAIVGGSETVLKNQGKNQFATRVELSGNVHRQDISAFQAFLQILRNGFVQAFNARYERPKPEAG; this is encoded by the coding sequence ATGAAACGTCGATACAGCTGGCCCCTGTGGATCCTCATCGGCCTCGTTGTGCTACTGATTACCGTGCATGTTGCCCTGCCCTACCTGGTGCGTGATTACCTGAACGACAAGCTCGCCGACATGGGCGACTACCGTGGACAGATCACCGACGTAGACCTGGCTCTGTGGCGCGGTGCCTACAAAATTAACGGGCTGAAAATCGTCAAGGTCGATGGCAAGGTCCCGGTGCCCTTCGTCAGTGCGCCGTTGATCGACCTTGCCGTCAGCTGGCACTCGCTCTTGTACGACCACGCGGTGGTGGCCAAGGTGCAGTTCTTCAACCCCGAGGTGAACTTCGTCGACGGCGGCGCCAACAAGCAAAACTCGCAGACCGGCCAGGGCACCGACTGGCGTGCGCAATTGAGCAAACTGGCACCCATCACCCTGGACGAAGTACGTATCTTCGATGGCAAGATCAGCTTCAGAAATTTCAATTCCAAGCCGCCCGTCAACATGAACGCGACCCAAGTCAACGCCAGCATTTACAACCTGACCAACGTCGCCGACAAGGACGGCAAGCGCGACGCACGCTTCGATGGCAAAGCGCTGCTGCTGGGGCACGCCCCACTGGAAACCACCGCGACCTTCGATCCGCTGAGCAACTTCGAAGATTTCCAGTTCCGCCTGCGCGCCAGGGACATTGAACTCAAACGCATGAACGACTTCGCCTCGGCCTACGGCAAGTTCGATTTCAATGCCGGACACGGTGATGTGGTGATCGAAGCACAAGCGAAAAAAGCCAAATTGACTGGCTATATCAAACCGCTGTTGAAAGACGTCGATGTGTTCAATTGGCAGCAGGACGTAGAGAACAAGGACAAAGGGCTGTTCCGGTCCATTTGGGAGGCCATTGTCGGTGGCTCCGAAACCGTGCTGAAAAACCAGGGCAAGAACCAGTTTGCGACTCGCGTGGAACTGAGCGGCAATGTACATCGGCAAGATATCAGCGCGTTCCAGGCGTTTTTGCAGATTTTGCGTAATGGTTTTGTCCAGGCATTCAATGCCCGTTATGAGCGGCCGAAGCCGGAAGCCGGTTAA
- a CDS encoding aspartyl/asparaginyl beta-hydroxylase domain-containing protein produces MTFSFAAKASLLLLFLGSTLYVHLRGKARLPVLRQFVNHSALFAPYNALMYLFSSVPSRPYLDRSKFPELDVLKDNWEVIRDEAMHLFDEGYIRAAEKNNDAGFGSFFKKGWKRFYLKWYDKPLPSAEALCPKTVALVSSIPNVKGAMFALLPGGSHLNPHRDPFAGSLRYHLGLSTPNSDDCRIFVDGQVYAWRDGEDVMFDETYVHWVKNETEKTRVILFCDIERPLSNRLMTRLNRWISGLLGRATAPQNLDDERVGGINKAYAWSKNSSDKVSGVVKQWKRSHRKAYRVLRPVLAVVVLTLLGYWLFG; encoded by the coding sequence ATGACCTTTTCCTTTGCTGCGAAGGCGTCGCTGTTGCTGCTGTTCCTGGGCAGTACGCTTTATGTGCATTTGCGCGGCAAGGCGCGTTTGCCGGTCCTGCGCCAGTTCGTCAACCACTCCGCGCTGTTCGCGCCTTATAACGCCTTGATGTACCTGTTCTCCAGCGTGCCCTCCAGGCCTTACCTGGACCGCAGCAAATTCCCCGAACTGGACGTACTCAAAGACAACTGGGAAGTCATCCGCGACGAAGCGATGCACTTGTTCGACGAGGGTTACATTCGCGCCGCCGAGAAAAACAACGACGCCGGGTTTGGCTCGTTCTTCAAGAAAGGCTGGAAGCGTTTCTACCTCAAGTGGTACGACAAGCCCCTGCCATCCGCCGAAGCGCTGTGCCCGAAAACCGTAGCGCTCGTCAGCAGTATTCCCAATGTCAAAGGCGCCATGTTTGCGCTGTTGCCCGGTGGCAGTCATCTCAACCCGCACCGCGATCCGTTTGCCGGTTCCCTGCGTTATCACTTGGGTCTGTCGACCCCGAACTCCGATGATTGCCGCATTTTCGTCGACGGCCAGGTTTACGCCTGGCGTGATGGTGAAGATGTGATGTTTGACGAGACGTATGTGCACTGGGTGAAGAACGAAACCGAGAAGACTCGGGTCATTCTGTTCTGCGACATCGAACGTCCGTTGAGCAACCGACTGATGACTCGCCTCAACCGCTGGATCAGCGGCTTGCTCGGTCGCGCCACGGCGCCGCAAAACCTCGACGACGAACGGGTTGGCGGGATCAACAAGGCTTACGCGTGGAGCAAGAACTCCAGTGACAAGGTCAGCGGCGTGGTCAAACAGTGGAAGCGTAGTCATCGTAAGGCTTATCGTGTGTTGCGACCGGTGCTGGCGGTGGTGGTATTGACGCTGTTGGGGTATTGGTTGTTTGGGTGA
- a CDS encoding DUF4160 domain-containing protein, which translates to MSTKYQFRDTYRIQLREKDHPPPHVHLTGGRLHVMLSLETVEVMVGKAPPLIIKEALSWVRAHQVQLLEDWKRCYP; encoded by the coding sequence ATGTCTACTAAATATCAATTTCGCGATACGTACCGCATTCAGTTGCGCGAGAAGGATCACCCGCCGCCTCATGTCCACCTGACCGGTGGCAGGCTCCATGTGATGCTCAGCCTGGAAACCGTCGAAGTGATGGTGGGAAAGGCACCGCCGCTGATTATCAAGGAAGCGCTAAGTTGGGTCAGGGCCCATCAGGTGCAATTACTGGAGGACTGGAAACGATGTTACCCATGA
- the cysK gene encoding cysteine synthase A, with product MSRIFADNAHSIGNTPLVQINRIAPRGVTILAKIEGRNPGYSVKCRIGASMIWDAESTGKLKPGMTIVEPTSGNTGIGLAFVAAARGYKLMLTMPASMSIERRKVLKALGAELVLTEPAKGMKGAIEKAAEIVASAPSLYFMPAQFENPANPAIHEKTTGPEIWNDTDGAVDVLVAGVGTGGTITGVSRYIKNTQGKPILSVAVEPVVSPVITQKLAGEEIKPSPHKIQGIGAGFVPKNLDLSMVDRVELVTDDESKAMALRLMQEEGILCGISCGAAMAVAVRLAETPEMQGKTIVVILPDSGERYLSSMLFSDLFTEQENQQ from the coding sequence ATGAGCCGTATTTTTGCTGACAACGCCCATTCCATTGGCAATACGCCGCTGGTGCAGATCAATCGCATCGCTCCGCGTGGCGTGACCATCCTGGCCAAGATCGAGGGGCGCAATCCCGGCTATTCGGTCAAGTGCCGGATCGGAGCAAGCATGATCTGGGACGCCGAAAGCACCGGCAAACTCAAGCCTGGCATGACCATCGTCGAGCCCACTTCCGGCAATACCGGCATTGGTCTGGCGTTCGTTGCCGCTGCGCGGGGCTACAAGCTGATGTTGACCATGCCGGCGTCCATGAGCATTGAGCGTCGCAAAGTGCTCAAGGCACTGGGCGCCGAACTGGTGCTGACCGAGCCGGCCAAAGGCATGAAGGGCGCGATCGAAAAGGCTGCGGAGATCGTCGCCAGCGCCCCGTCCCTCTACTTCATGCCGGCGCAGTTCGAGAACCCCGCCAACCCGGCCATCCACGAGAAAACCACCGGTCCGGAAATCTGGAACGACACCGACGGCGCGGTCGATGTGCTGGTGGCAGGCGTTGGAACGGGTGGAACCATTACCGGTGTTTCGCGGTATATCAAGAATACCCAGGGCAAACCGATTCTTTCCGTGGCGGTTGAACCGGTGGTTTCGCCGGTGATTACACAGAAGCTGGCCGGTGAAGAGATTAAACCAAGCCCGCACAAGATCCAGGGCATCGGCGCCGGTTTTGTACCGAAGAACCTGGACCTGTCGATGGTGGACCGTGTCGAGCTGGTGACCGACGATGAATCCAAGGCCATGGCCCTGCGCTTGATGCAGGAAGAGGGGATTTTGTGCGGTATTTCTTGTGGTGCTGCCATGGCCGTGGCCGTACGCCTGGCGGAAACCCCGGAAATGCAGGGCAAGACGATTGTGGTGATCCTGCCCGATTCTGGCGAACGCTACCTGTCGAGCATGCTGTTCAGTGACCTGTTTACCGAACAGGAGAATCAGCAATAA
- a CDS encoding MFS transporter, with protein MSAPDTTAIPKPTARPGPFDWYRNINQQERRTFWSCKIGYGLDGMDTQMLSFVVPTLIAMWGITTGEAGLIHTSTLIASAIGGWVAGILSDRIGRVRTLQLTVLWFAFFTFLCGFAQNYEQLLISRTLMGFGFGGEWTAGAVLMGEVIRAKDRGKAVGMVQSGWALGWGLTAILYALLFSVLPPEDAWRALFILGIVPAIFVIFVRRLVKDPEIYREAKARQEPSNPAKFYEIFAPGILFTTLRASVLTTGALGGYYAITSWLPTFLKNERGLSVLGTGGYLAMVIVGSYVGYVISAYLTDILGRKKNFILFAVGSFTIVLLYTQLPVSNGVMLWLGFPLGFFASGIFSGMGAFLTELFPTRIRGSGQGFCYNIGRALAALFPLLIGLLSQKVPLSVGIGAFAAVSYGVVILAALSLPETRGKQLEAE; from the coding sequence ATGAGTGCGCCCGACACCACCGCCATCCCGAAGCCAACGGCTCGTCCGGGACCTTTCGACTGGTACCGCAACATCAATCAGCAGGAACGCCGCACGTTCTGGAGCTGCAAGATCGGCTACGGCCTGGACGGCATGGACACCCAGATGCTCAGCTTCGTGGTGCCGACCCTGATTGCGATGTGGGGCATCACCACCGGTGAAGCCGGGCTGATTCACACCAGTACCCTGATCGCCTCGGCCATCGGCGGTTGGGTGGCGGGGATTCTGTCCGACCGTATCGGTCGCGTGCGCACCCTGCAACTGACGGTGCTGTGGTTCGCCTTCTTCACCTTCCTCTGCGGCTTCGCGCAGAACTACGAGCAATTGCTGATTAGCCGCACCTTGATGGGTTTCGGTTTCGGCGGTGAGTGGACCGCCGGTGCGGTGCTGATGGGCGAAGTGATTCGCGCCAAGGACCGCGGCAAAGCGGTGGGCATGGTGCAATCGGGCTGGGCGCTGGGTTGGGGGCTGACGGCGATTCTGTATGCGCTGCTGTTCTCGGTGTTGCCGCCGGAAGACGCGTGGCGGGCACTGTTCATCCTGGGCATTGTGCCGGCGATTTTCGTGATCTTTGTCCGCCGCCTGGTCAAGGACCCGGAAATCTACCGCGAAGCCAAAGCCAGACAGGAGCCAAGCAACCCGGCGAAGTTCTACGAGATTTTCGCGCCTGGCATCCTCTTCACCACGCTTCGCGCTTCGGTGCTGACCACCGGCGCACTGGGTGGTTACTACGCAATCACGTCCTGGCTCCCGACTTTTCTGAAGAACGAGCGCGGTTTGAGCGTACTCGGCACGGGCGGTTATCTGGCGATGGTGATCGTCGGTTCCTACGTCGGTTATGTCATCAGCGCGTATTTGACTGACATCCTCGGGCGTAAGAAGAACTTCATCCTGTTCGCGGTCGGCTCGTTCACCATTGTGCTGCTCTATACCCAACTACCGGTGAGTAATGGCGTGATGTTGTGGCTGGGCTTTCCTTTGGGTTTCTTCGCCTCCGGGATCTTCAGCGGCATGGGTGCATTTTTGACCGAGCTGTTTCCCACGCGGATTCGTGGCTCGGGCCAGGGCTTTTGCTACAACATCGGCCGGGCGCTGGCGGCGTTGTTCCCGCTGTTGATCGGTTTGCTCAGCCAGAAGGTGCCCTTGAGTGTAGGCATCGGGGCGTTTGCGGCGGTGTCCTACGGGGTGGTAATCCTTGCAGCATTGAGCCTGCCGGAAACCCGTGGCAAGCAACTCGAAGCCGAGTAA
- a CDS encoding DUF2442 domain-containing protein, with translation MLPMKRPRLSAVQALPDYRLALTFIDGQQLTLDLSRDLRTYPGLQPLLEAGAFDGATLGDDGWSVEWPEQDIQIGADTVYLDALAQNAADENTRIFIDWRARTGLPLNQAAEALGVSARSITRYSSGREAVPRSLALACLGWDFLQQQSNSARAAEETGRYTVTRKP, from the coding sequence ATGTTACCCATGAAACGACCACGGTTGTCCGCCGTGCAGGCGTTGCCGGATTACCGGTTGGCGCTGACATTTATCGACGGTCAGCAACTCACGCTCGATTTGAGCCGCGACTTGCGTACCTATCCAGGATTGCAACCCTTGCTGGAGGCTGGCGCTTTCGACGGTGCAACCCTGGGCGATGATGGCTGGAGCGTCGAGTGGCCCGAGCAGGATATCCAGATCGGCGCAGACACTGTCTATCTGGATGCGCTCGCGCAAAACGCGGCGGATGAAAATACCCGGATCTTCATTGACTGGCGTGCGCGTACCGGATTGCCGCTGAATCAGGCGGCCGAGGCTTTGGGGGTGAGCGCCCGCAGCATCACGCGCTACAGCAGCGGTCGTGAAGCCGTGCCTCGATCATTGGCCCTGGCCTGCCTCGGTTGGGATTTTCTGCAGCAGCAATCCAATTCGGCGCGGGCAGCTGAAGAAACCGGCCGCTATACCGTTACGCGCAAACCTTAA
- a CDS encoding vWA domain-containing protein yields the protein MLLNLFNEMRAAKVPVSVRELLDLINALKQRVTFADMDEFYYLSRTILVKDEKHFDKFDRAFGAYFNGLEKLDDHLQALIPEDWLRKEFERSLTDEERAAIQSLGGLDKLIEEFKKRLEEQKERHAGGNKWIGTGGTSPFGSGGFNPEGIRVGDAGKRQGKAVKVWDQREYKNLDDSVELGTRNIKVALRRLRKFARQGAAEELDIDGTIDHTAKDAGLLNIQMRPERRNTVKLLLLFDIGGSMDAHVKICEELFSACKTEFKHLEYFYFHNFIYESVWKNNMRRTSERTSTQDLLHKYGADYKVIFIGDAAMAPYEITQAGGSVEHWNEEAGYVWMQRFKEKYKKLIWINPYPKDTWGYTSSTNIVRDLIDDQMYPLTLRGLEEGMRFLSK from the coding sequence ATGCTGCTCAACCTGTTCAATGAAATGCGTGCAGCCAAGGTGCCGGTCTCGGTGCGCGAGCTGCTGGACCTGATCAACGCGCTGAAGCAGCGCGTGACCTTCGCCGACATGGATGAGTTCTATTACCTGTCCCGGACGATCCTGGTGAAGGACGAAAAGCATTTCGACAAGTTCGACCGGGCCTTCGGCGCTTACTTCAATGGCCTGGAAAAACTCGATGACCACCTTCAGGCCTTGATTCCCGAAGACTGGTTGCGCAAGGAATTCGAGCGTTCACTGACTGACGAAGAGCGCGCGGCGATCCAGTCCCTTGGCGGCCTGGACAAGCTGATCGAAGAGTTCAAGAAACGCCTCGAAGAACAGAAAGAACGCCACGCCGGCGGCAACAAGTGGATCGGCACCGGCGGCACCAGCCCGTTCGGCTCCGGCGGCTTCAACCCGGAAGGCATTCGGGTCGGCGATGCCGGTAAGCGACAGGGCAAGGCGGTCAAGGTCTGGGATCAGCGCGAGTACAAAAACCTCGACGATTCGGTGGAACTGGGCACGCGCAACATCAAGGTCGCGCTGCGCCGGCTGCGTAAATTTGCTCGTCAGGGTGCGGCGGAAGAGCTCGATATCGATGGCACCATCGATCACACCGCTAAAGATGCCGGGTTGCTGAACATCCAGATGCGGCCGGAGCGGCGCAACACCGTCAAGCTGTTGCTGCTGTTCGACATCGGCGGCTCGATGGACGCCCACGTGAAAATCTGCGAGGAACTGTTTTCGGCCTGCAAGACCGAGTTCAAGCATCTTGAGTACTTCTACTTCCACAACTTCATTTACGAGTCGGTGTGGAAGAACAACATGCGCCGCACCTCCGAGCGCACCTCGACCCAGGACTTGCTGCACAAGTACGGCGCCGACTACAAAGTGATCTTCATCGGTGACGCCGCCATGGCGCCCTATGAAATCACCCAGGCCGGCGGCAGCGTCGAGCACTGGAACGAAGAAGCCGGTTACGTTTGGATGCAGCGGTTCAAGGAGAAGTACAAGAAGCTCATCTGGATTAACCCGTATCCGAAAGATACGTGGGGCTATACGTCGTCGACCAATATCGTGCGGGATTTGATTGATGACCAGATGTACCCGTTGACGTTGCGGGGGCTTGAAGAAGGGATGAGGTTTCTTTCCAAATAG